A DNA window from Niabella yanshanensis contains the following coding sequences:
- a CDS encoding TonB-dependent receptor plug domain-containing protein, with the protein MVNQTLYCLRKRWLLVLILAIIWLPASLRAQVTDSSFVQKQPQKITGRISSQKGELLARVTVQEMGTDNATFSDEQGTYTITVSGENSQLQFSSVGYLPKTLPVPKTGVLDVALEEVIAAGDEVVVVGFGTQKKASVVGAISTVTPRQLQLTPSRSISNNLAGMVSGVLAVQRSGDPWANNSDFWIRGISTFGNASNRPLVLIDGVERNLNNIDPEEIESFSVLKDAAASAVYGVRGANGVIIINTKRGKIGAPKVTARFERAQTSPTKLPEYVGSVKYLEIMNEYKKNSGDPVFRSEEIINNYRNKIDPELYPDINW; encoded by the coding sequence ATGGTCAACCAAACATTGTATTGTCTTAGAAAGAGATGGCTTTTAGTTCTGATTTTAGCCATTATTTGGTTACCGGCATCATTACGGGCGCAGGTTACTGATTCTTCATTTGTTCAGAAACAACCCCAGAAAATAACAGGACGTATATCCAGTCAAAAAGGAGAATTACTGGCCCGGGTTACGGTACAGGAAATGGGTACCGATAATGCTACCTTCAGCGATGAACAGGGCACCTATACCATCACCGTCTCCGGAGAAAATTCCCAGCTGCAATTTAGCTCGGTGGGATACCTGCCTAAAACCTTACCGGTACCTAAAACGGGTGTATTGGACGTTGCTTTGGAAGAAGTCATTGCAGCGGGTGATGAGGTTGTAGTGGTGGGTTTTGGAACGCAAAAGAAAGCCTCTGTTGTAGGCGCTATCAGTACCGTTACTCCCCGTCAACTGCAGCTAACACCCAGCAGATCCATCAGTAACAACCTGGCTGGTATGGTTTCGGGCGTATTAGCAGTTCAACGCAGCGGCGACCCTTGGGCTAACAATTCCGATTTCTGGATAAGAGGTATCAGCACTTTCGGAAATGCCAGCAACCGCCCTCTGGTGTTGATAGACGGCGTAGAGCGCAATCTGAATAATATTGACCCCGAAGAGATTGAGTCGTTTTCTGTTTTGAAAGATGCCGCTGCCAGTGCGGTGTATGGGGTAAGAGGCGCCAACGGCGTTATCATCATTAACACCAAAAGGGGAAAAATAGGAGCGCCTAAAGTTACTGCTCGTTTTGAGCGTGCACAAACTTCTCCTACAAAGCTGCCCGAATATGTAGGCTCAGTCAAATACCTCGAGATTATGAACGAGTACAAAAAAAACTCGGGCGACCCGGTATTTCGCAGCGAAGAGATCATTAATAACTATCGCAATAAGATCGACCCCGAGTTATATCCGGATATCAACTGGTAG
- a CDS encoding SusC/RagA family TonB-linked outer membrane protein: MAKSHASNMRANANVSGGNNFLRYALEMAYFDEEGIIKRDPEQEWNSALQVKRYNVRSNVDVNLSPTTLLTFRLGGYLQTKNGPASPPPPSLADAPRSATDVDIFYQASMTPPYVHPAIYEGGQIPRIPFRENPWAFATQRGYENWYHQGIESSTTLEQDLKFILKGLKARLLFAFDKFSANSVIRFKNPDYYAPASGRDANGNLILNLTTNGEQFLGSWRGAEWGTQSVYTEGQISYGRVFGSVHDVNAMVLYNQRNFNNGQPLPFRYQGMSGRFSYAYDRRYVAEFNFGYNGSENFAKGNRFGFFPSVAAGWVISEEKFMQEWSNAISKLKIRGSWGKAGNSEIGGNRRFAYLSTIENTGSYWYGPDGTLFRLGRTEGEVGVNNLTWETVTKSNLGFELGLWKGAIDFQIDIFKDKREDIFMQRLNIPGSSGFAKPIWANFGKVNNQGVDLSLNGNKAVTKDFSFSVLVNYTYAKNKIIERDEPAGIIGTTRSLTGKPVNQLVGYVAEGLFTQDDFNPDGSLKTGIPAQKFVHKIVPGDIRYKDLDGDGEITPLDQTSIGGTVDPQQVYGFGVNLRFRAIDFGVFFQGAGNTYRILGGDNWLPGSSGGAAGNILTNVDSRWTTENPAQDVFWPRLSSSVANNALPSTWWLRDMSYLRLRNIELGYSLSKTWINKIGMTNFRLFARGSNVLTFSKFDLWDPEVGSIDGLRYPIMKSWSAGFNINFK; this comes from the coding sequence ATAGCTAAGAGTCATGCCAGCAATATGCGTGCAAATGCGAACGTAAGCGGGGGTAATAATTTCCTGAGGTATGCGCTGGAAATGGCCTATTTTGATGAAGAGGGCATCATTAAAAGAGATCCTGAGCAGGAATGGAATTCGGCATTACAGGTAAAGCGGTATAATGTGCGTAGCAATGTAGATGTGAACCTGAGTCCCACCACTTTGCTGACATTCAGGCTGGGCGGATATTTGCAAACTAAAAATGGTCCCGCCTCGCCACCGCCACCCTCGCTTGCCGATGCGCCACGTTCGGCAACAGATGTAGATATTTTCTACCAGGCCAGTATGACGCCTCCCTATGTGCACCCCGCTATTTATGAGGGTGGCCAAATTCCACGGATACCATTCAGGGAAAACCCCTGGGCTTTTGCAACACAAAGGGGCTATGAAAACTGGTATCACCAGGGGATAGAATCAAGCACCACATTAGAGCAGGACCTTAAATTTATTCTGAAAGGTTTAAAAGCCCGCTTATTGTTTGCTTTTGATAAATTTTCCGCAAACTCTGTGATCCGGTTTAAAAATCCCGACTATTATGCGCCTGCATCCGGTAGAGATGCGAATGGTAACCTGATACTGAATCTTACCACCAATGGAGAACAATTTCTCGGCTCCTGGCGAGGTGCTGAATGGGGAACCCAAAGCGTTTATACGGAAGGGCAGATCTCTTACGGGCGTGTTTTTGGAAGCGTGCATGATGTAAACGCAATGGTATTATATAACCAGCGCAACTTTAATAACGGACAACCCTTGCCATTTCGTTACCAGGGTATGTCGGGCCGCTTCTCGTATGCGTATGACCGCCGCTATGTAGCCGAGTTCAACTTTGGTTACAACGGTTCAGAAAACTTTGCAAAAGGAAATCGTTTTGGCTTCTTTCCCTCGGTGGCGGCTGGCTGGGTTATCTCTGAAGAAAAATTTATGCAGGAATGGAGCAATGCGATCTCCAAGCTGAAAATACGGGGTTCCTGGGGTAAAGCAGGCAATAGTGAAATTGGCGGAAACCGGCGATTTGCCTATCTCTCCACCATAGAAAATACCGGCAGCTACTGGTATGGGCCGGATGGTACCTTGTTCCGCCTGGGAAGAACGGAAGGCGAAGTAGGGGTGAACAATCTGACCTGGGAGACAGTCACGAAGTCTAATCTGGGCTTTGAGCTGGGTCTCTGGAAAGGGGCTATCGACTTCCAGATCGACATCTTTAAAGACAAGCGGGAAGACATCTTTATGCAAAGGTTGAATATACCCGGCTCATCGGGTTTTGCCAAGCCTATCTGGGCAAATTTTGGAAAGGTAAACAACCAGGGGGTTGATCTTTCATTGAATGGGAACAAAGCCGTTACAAAGGACTTCTCCTTTTCGGTGCTTGTAAACTATACTTACGCTAAAAATAAAATTATAGAAAGAGACGAGCCCGCCGGCATCATTGGAACTACAAGATCTCTTACAGGAAAGCCTGTAAACCAGTTAGTGGGTTATGTAGCGGAGGGACTATTCACCCAGGATGACTTTAATCCTGACGGATCTTTAAAAACAGGTATTCCTGCACAGAAATTTGTGCATAAGATAGTGCCGGGCGATATACGTTACAAAGACCTTGATGGCGACGGAGAGATCACTCCGTTGGATCAAACGTCCATAGGCGGAACAGTTGATCCGCAACAGGTGTATGGCTTTGGGGTGAACCTGAGATTCAGGGCCATCGATTTTGGGGTTTTCTTCCAGGGTGCGGGTAATACTTACCGCATACTGGGCGGCGATAACTGGCTGCCGGGTTCTTCAGGCGGAGCAGCTGGAAATATACTAACCAATGTAGACAGCCGGTGGACCACAGAAAACCCCGCTCAGGATGTATTCTGGCCAAGATTGTCATCGAGCGTAGCTAACAACGCCTTGCCTTCTACCTGGTGGTTGAGAGATATGAGCTACCTGCGATTAAGGAATATAGAATTGGGCTACAGCCTATCCAAAACCTGGATTAACAAAATCGGGATGACCAATTTCAGGCTTTTCGCACGGGGCTCTAACGTACTTACCTTTTCCAAATTTGATCTGTGGGACCCGGAAGTCGGATCGATTGACGGGCTGCGTTACCCGATCATGAAGAGCTGGTCGGCGGGGTTCAATATCAACTTTAAATAA
- a CDS encoding RagB/SusD family nutrient uptake outer membrane protein, whose amino-acid sequence MKTRKYIIIIIVVTSIFFPGCSKYLDRMPDDQLTLDMIFSDKIRMEDWLAGVYQGIPSPMWGYMKDQGFSIMGDDMCIPEEWRPFGWQNVHEFTIGNWHRESPWNPNYWVELPKRIRSGLIFIENAKPQPEKGLTQEIVDRMKNEARFLNAYYYWLMVEVYGPIPFKPGVITPNDAPSAELMIAQSPVDSVVNWIDTELKDVSTKLPATYSGPLLGENYGRATSIMALAVRARMLLHAASPLLNGNPDYTGVVNKNGTALFGGSYDAGKWTRAAQAHKELIDAATAAGHHLYIERNNDGSVDPFMSYYNMSLKRYSEGNTEILFDRPNNWDLNIWQYHHLPIGIGGNGALGVTQELVDAFFTKNGLPISDPASGYSESGFSTAGEVRNTKWRGAEGPNRIAGQVTMPGTYNMYCNREPRFYVSVLYNEAWLGVDNRRAEFFYGSRDNNKTFDSPQNGYEVRKRVGLEIFPRNNVSTYQPGILYRLAEAYLGYAEALNESNPGNPDILKYINLVRERAGIPGLTGGSQQEIREAIQRERRVEFNCEGVRIHDLRRWKLAERDLNKDMMGMNFFGTKKSSDAANPNAFYKRTFNMRRSFSKKMYLWPVPQTEIDKNPNLTQMPGY is encoded by the coding sequence ATGAAAACAAGAAAATATATCATCATAATAATAGTAGTCACTTCGATATTTTTCCCCGGCTGTTCTAAATACCTCGACCGGATGCCGGATGACCAGTTGACGCTGGACATGATTTTTTCAGATAAGATACGGATGGAGGATTGGCTGGCCGGTGTATATCAAGGCATACCCAGCCCCATGTGGGGTTACATGAAAGACCAGGGTTTTAGCATTATGGGTGATGACATGTGCATCCCCGAAGAGTGGAGGCCATTCGGATGGCAGAACGTGCATGAGTTTACTATCGGCAACTGGCATCGCGAGTCTCCCTGGAATCCCAATTACTGGGTAGAGTTACCCAAGCGCATACGCTCGGGCCTGATTTTTATTGAGAACGCTAAGCCACAGCCGGAGAAAGGCTTAACGCAGGAAATTGTAGATCGGATGAAAAATGAAGCCCGCTTTTTGAATGCGTATTATTACTGGTTAATGGTAGAGGTATATGGACCTATTCCATTTAAACCAGGCGTGATTACGCCCAATGATGCACCGTCGGCTGAGCTAATGATTGCTCAAAGTCCCGTTGATTCGGTTGTTAACTGGATTGATACTGAGCTAAAGGATGTATCCACAAAATTGCCTGCCACTTACAGTGGTCCTCTTCTGGGAGAAAACTATGGGCGGGCTACCTCTATAATGGCATTAGCAGTACGGGCCAGGATGCTATTACATGCGGCCAGTCCTTTGTTAAATGGTAACCCCGATTATACTGGCGTGGTAAATAAGAACGGAACAGCATTGTTTGGCGGCTCTTATGATGCCGGTAAATGGACCCGGGCGGCCCAGGCCCATAAAGAGCTGATAGATGCAGCTACGGCTGCGGGTCATCATCTCTATATAGAAAGAAATAATGACGGAAGTGTAGATCCTTTTATGTCTTACTATAATATGTCTTTAAAACGCTACTCGGAAGGTAATACCGAAATCTTATTTGACCGGCCTAATAACTGGGATTTGAATATCTGGCAGTACCATCATTTACCTATTGGAATAGGAGGAAATGGAGCATTAGGGGTTACGCAGGAGCTGGTAGATGCATTTTTTACGAAAAATGGACTGCCGATATCCGATCCTGCATCCGGCTATTCTGAGTCCGGCTTTTCCACAGCAGGAGAAGTTAGAAATACCAAATGGAGAGGAGCAGAAGGACCCAACAGAATTGCGGGACAGGTAACGATGCCCGGCACTTATAATATGTATTGTAATCGCGAACCACGCTTCTATGTTTCAGTACTTTACAACGAAGCCTGGTTGGGTGTTGACAACAGAAGAGCTGAATTCTTCTACGGAAGCAGAGATAATAACAAGACATTCGACTCGCCTCAAAATGGTTACGAGGTGAGGAAACGGGTCGGCCTGGAAATTTTCCCACGTAACAATGTGAGCACCTACCAGCCAGGCATTTTATATCGCCTGGCGGAAGCCTATCTTGGTTATGCTGAAGCTTTGAACGAGTCAAATCCTGGGAACCCGGATATTTTAAAGTATATTAACCTGGTAAGGGAACGCGCAGGCATTCCGGGTTTAACCGGAGGTTCGCAACAGGAAATCAGAGAAGCTATTCAGCGCGAAAGAAGGGTGGAGTTCAATTGTGAGGGAGTTAGAATACACGATCTGCGTCGCTGGAAATTAGCTGAAAGAGATCTGAACAAAGATATGATGGGTATGAATTTCTTTGGTACCAAAAAAAGCAGCGATGCAGCTAATCCCAATGCATTTTATAAAAGAACATTCAATATGCGTCGTAGCTTCAGTAAAAAAATGTACCTGTGGCCGGTGCCGCAAACTGAAATAGACAAAAACCCCAATCTGACGCAAATGCCGGGATATTAA
- a CDS encoding glycoside hydrolase family 172 protein yields MKFIITVFLFIGSLIVNAQKVVNFQSELRRLSDISLLPQYLDGTVVKQVSSYDRTGGNDDGFSGKYSFIRKEKEGLVILDAQGSGVIERIWTPTPTNDTLDFYFDGSSKPGLSIRFNDLFSGKVAPFLKPLVDAYRVGGYYCYVPIPYAKSCKIIFRGEKIMFHQVQYREYNPSYKVETFNLAGVLAQKNLLRKVANLWSDENRTISNFKYPGIKTIAKEMELMPGESTTIARISSGGRITGIELDPPAIFNGLYKQADIKITWDDETAPAVYVPVADFFGYAFGQRAMESLLVGATKGKLYSYIPMPFEKSATIALEYRKLSEIQQEPLRLRTLVHYTAQKKTASEGRFYAKWAHDEPANGQSYVFLEGKGKGHYIGTILQAQGRDYNNFTEFFEGDDQTYIDGELRLHGTGSEDYFNGGWYAQPGGWTERAGAALSGCTDYSIPLSRTGGYRFFLSDKMPFSKEIKHTIEHGPVNNRPVTYSSVAMYYANKAIAVSEAPSNTFTKVSVPDTLTFYTNFLKHITYNGGIDFKDGHAIVKDKDNNSITINVNEVPDGRYALYLNKVDAGINKISVRIADVTKIYDWRTVDLQAGKKDTEIYLGDVDIKHNTVPVVPVNIMFRSDAAPELIFNRMVLRKK; encoded by the coding sequence ATGAAGTTTATTATTACAGTTTTTCTTTTTATCGGAAGCCTGATTGTAAATGCACAAAAGGTGGTGAATTTTCAAAGTGAACTCAGGCGTTTATCTGATATCAGCCTGCTACCCCAATATCTTGACGGAACCGTAGTGAAACAAGTATCATCTTACGATCGTACCGGTGGCAACGACGATGGCTTTAGCGGTAAATATTCGTTTATCAGGAAAGAGAAAGAAGGGCTGGTTATATTGGATGCACAGGGAAGTGGTGTCATTGAACGTATATGGACTCCAACGCCCACGAACGACACCCTGGACTTTTATTTCGATGGTAGCAGTAAGCCTGGGTTAAGTATAAGGTTCAATGATCTTTTTTCAGGAAAAGTAGCGCCATTCCTGAAGCCTTTGGTAGATGCTTATAGGGTGGGTGGATACTACTGCTATGTTCCTATTCCCTATGCCAAAAGTTGTAAAATAATTTTCAGGGGTGAAAAGATCATGTTTCACCAGGTGCAGTACCGCGAGTATAACCCATCCTACAAGGTAGAAACATTTAACCTTGCAGGAGTGTTAGCTCAAAAAAACTTGTTGCGGAAAGTAGCCAACCTGTGGAGCGATGAAAACAGAACTATCAGCAATTTTAAATACCCGGGAATTAAAACAATAGCAAAAGAAATGGAATTGATGCCGGGCGAATCAACTACAATTGCACGTATATCCTCCGGTGGCCGGATCACGGGTATAGAGCTGGATCCTCCGGCTATTTTCAATGGCCTCTATAAGCAGGCTGATATAAAAATAACATGGGATGATGAAACCGCTCCGGCAGTTTATGTTCCGGTAGCAGATTTTTTCGGCTACGCTTTTGGCCAACGGGCCATGGAGAGTTTATTAGTAGGTGCAACTAAGGGTAAGCTGTATTCCTATATTCCCATGCCTTTTGAAAAAAGTGCAACCATAGCATTGGAGTACAGGAAACTGAGTGAGATACAGCAGGAGCCATTGCGGCTAAGAACGCTGGTTCATTACACAGCGCAGAAGAAAACCGCCAGCGAAGGCCGGTTTTATGCCAAATGGGCCCACGACGAACCGGCTAACGGGCAGTCTTATGTTTTCCTGGAGGGCAAGGGTAAAGGCCATTACATAGGTACCATCCTGCAGGCACAGGGAAGAGATTATAATAATTTCACTGAATTTTTTGAGGGTGATGATCAAACCTATATCGACGGCGAGCTGAGGCTGCATGGAACGGGAAGCGAAGACTACTTCAACGGGGGCTGGTATGCTCAGCCGGGAGGATGGACGGAAAGGGCTGGTGCCGCATTAAGTGGCTGCACCGACTATTCGATTCCTCTGAGCCGCACAGGCGGGTACCGGTTTTTCCTTAGCGATAAAATGCCGTTCAGCAAGGAAATTAAGCATACGATTGAGCATGGTCCGGTCAACAACCGGCCCGTAACTTATTCTTCGGTGGCTATGTACTATGCCAATAAAGCCATTGCGGTTAGCGAAGCACCTTCCAACACCTTTACAAAGGTATCGGTGCCGGATACATTGACTTTTTATACCAATTTTTTAAAGCACATTACCTACAATGGAGGCATCGATTTTAAAGATGGCCATGCCATTGTGAAAGATAAAGACAACAACAGCATAACCATCAATGTTAATGAGGTTCCTGATGGCAGGTATGCCTTGTACCTGAATAAGGTGGATGCAGGTATTAATAAAATAAGCGTTCGGATCGCGGATGTAACAAAAATATACGACTGGCGCACTGTTGATTTACAGGCAGGCAAAAAAGACACCGAAATTTATCTCGGGGATGTGGATATTAAACACAATACAGTACCGGTAGTTCCGGTAAACATTATGTTTCGTTCGGATGCAGCGCCGGAACTTATTTTTAACCGGATGGTACTGCGAAAAAAATGA
- a CDS encoding LacI family DNA-binding transcriptional regulator produces MKKRVSIKDIAEKVGVSTALVSYVLNGKEREARVGEEIAGKVRKVAAEMNYQPNLIARGLKFGRTNTIGLIVADISNPFFATLARSIELEAQKNGYTVLFGSSDEQLDKSQNLINTFLNRQVDGLIITPVAGSQSQIEELKKKGVKFVLMDRGFKDVETNVVVTDNHEAMYSAVKLLTEKGYRKIGMIAYDTPLTHMQDRIQGYKDALRNAGTRFKSEWLKKVPYLDYKEHVADAIAQMLKKGDELDALVFATNSISVQALKVIHARGIKVPDDLRIISFDESDTFEFFYATITYIKQNLNEISEKAVQLLIKNINATAPKTAKVIVPSSIVLGQSSK; encoded by the coding sequence ATGAAAAAAAGAGTTTCCATAAAAGATATTGCCGAAAAAGTGGGTGTTTCAACCGCATTGGTTTCCTACGTGCTGAATGGTAAGGAAAGAGAGGCCAGGGTAGGGGAAGAAATAGCCGGCAAAGTGAGAAAAGTTGCTGCTGAAATGAATTATCAGCCCAACCTGATTGCCAGGGGGTTAAAGTTTGGACGAACCAATACCATCGGGCTGATTGTGGCCGATATTTCCAATCCTTTTTTTGCTACACTGGCGCGCAGTATCGAACTGGAAGCGCAAAAAAATGGCTATACCGTTCTTTTCGGTAGCAGCGATGAGCAGCTGGACAAATCTCAAAACCTGATCAATACCTTTTTAAACCGCCAGGTAGACGGCTTGATTATTACACCGGTAGCGGGCTCCCAATCACAAATTGAAGAACTGAAAAAGAAGGGCGTAAAGTTTGTGTTGATGGACCGTGGATTTAAAGACGTGGAAACGAATGTGGTGGTAACCGATAACCATGAAGCCATGTACAGCGCCGTTAAATTATTAACTGAAAAAGGGTACCGGAAAATCGGAATGATTGCTTACGATACGCCGCTAACCCATATGCAGGACCGGATCCAGGGGTATAAGGATGCTTTAAGAAATGCCGGTACCCGGTTCAAATCAGAGTGGCTAAAAAAAGTACCCTACCTTGATTACAAAGAGCATGTGGCGGATGCCATTGCACAAATGCTGAAAAAGGGAGATGAACTGGATGCGCTTGTATTTGCTACCAACAGCATCTCGGTGCAGGCATTGAAAGTCATTCATGCCAGGGGTATTAAAGTACCCGATGACCTTAGAATTATCAGCTTTGATGAGAGCGATACTTTTGAATTCTTTTACGCTACGATTACCTATATCAAGCAAAACCTGAATGAAATCAGTGAGAAGGCGGTTCAACTGCTGATAAAAAATATAAATGCCACAGCACCCAAAACGGCGAAGGTAATAGTACCCTCGTCTATTGTTTTAGGCCAAAGCAGCAAATAA
- a CDS encoding glycoside hydrolase family 172 protein: protein MKKILLLLAIVMTAGTVSAQQGKFNGLDMSLGNLSRLSDAQTRSISPENFTGEKGKGAMADPVKDKGKRNVANAASEARDLGKGWKVNPFIIIEPGETFTMADIAGPGAVQHIWMTPTGNFNLSIFRVYYDGESEASIESPVGPFFGIGWNEFSPLNSLAMTVNPGSAFNSYWKMPFRKNIKITMQNTDSQPMRLYYQVDYALTEVGSDEAYLHAQYRRSKPNLTSLHTIVDGIKGKGHYVGTYMGVGVTNNGWWGEGEIKFFMDGDKENATIVGTGTEDYFCGSYNFENKRTRQYQEYSTAYAGLHQVLKPDGLYGSQMRFGMYRWHIMDPIRFDKDLKVTIQDLGWKSGGRYLPQHSDIITVAYWYQTEPHQKFPKLPDAGVLEVN, encoded by the coding sequence ATGAAGAAGATTTTATTATTATTAGCGATTGTAATGACTGCAGGTACTGTAAGTGCGCAGCAGGGAAAATTTAATGGTCTGGATATGAGCCTGGGAAACCTTTCCCGCTTATCTGATGCCCAAACCCGTTCTATAAGCCCAGAGAATTTTACAGGTGAAAAAGGGAAAGGGGCAATGGCCGACCCCGTTAAAGACAAAGGCAAACGTAATGTAGCCAATGCCGCCAGCGAAGCAAGAGACCTGGGTAAGGGATGGAAGGTGAATCCTTTCATTATTATTGAACCGGGAGAAACTTTTACCATGGCTGATATTGCAGGCCCTGGTGCTGTGCAGCATATCTGGATGACGCCTACCGGTAATTTCAACCTTTCTATTTTCAGGGTTTACTATGATGGAGAATCTGAAGCATCTATCGAAAGCCCGGTGGGCCCGTTTTTTGGAATTGGGTGGAATGAGTTTTCTCCGCTTAATTCGCTGGCGATGACGGTAAACCCGGGTAGCGCTTTTAACAGCTACTGGAAGATGCCATTCCGTAAAAATATTAAGATCACCATGCAAAATACGGATAGTCAACCCATGCGTTTGTATTACCAGGTAGATTATGCACTTACCGAAGTAGGTAGCGACGAGGCTTATCTGCATGCGCAATACAGGAGGAGCAAGCCTAATTTAACTTCGCTGCATACCATAGTAGACGGCATCAAAGGAAAGGGTCATTATGTGGGTACTTATATGGGCGTGGGCGTAACCAATAACGGCTGGTGGGGAGAAGGAGAAATCAAATTCTTTATGGACGGGGATAAAGAAAATGCAACCATTGTAGGCACCGGTACGGAAGATTATTTCTGCGGCTCCTATAATTTTGAAAACAAACGTACCCGTCAGTACCAGGAGTATTCCACTGCCTACGCCGGTTTACACCAGGTGTTAAAGCCCGATGGGCTGTATGGTTCGCAAATGCGCTTTGGTATGTATCGTTGGCATATTATGGACCCGATTCGCTTTGATAAAGATCTTAAGGTAACCATACAAGACCTGGGCTGGAAATCCGGGGGGCGTTACCTGCCGCAGCACTCCGATATCATAACCGTGGCATATTGGTACCAAACCGAGCCACACCAGAAGTTCCCTAAACTTCCTGATGCGGGTGTACTGGAAGTGAACTAG
- a CDS encoding DUF6786 family protein, translating to MIQRVFISLLAGACLLSCNSETKPKDASTDSITENNTMKEMAKGSFGYDVNFLQQKDSSLIVLKSEDGQSQVIISPKYQAKVFTSSSDGVNGKSFGWVNYKAFDGPVDAHMNAYGGEDRLWLGPEGGVFSLYFKPAAKMEFANWKTPAAIDTETWSLKSADAATVVLNKNMTLTNYAGTSLEIQADRAISLITPKDINTDLGINLPQDIKSVAFRTSNSLTNKGQNVWDEKTGAPCMWSLDMFTPSEACTIVIPYNNTASGKVATTDYFGEIAKDRINYNNGVLYFKADGKSRGKLGIPPARVKNIAGSYDGIDNVLTIVKYDINPSGKYLNQEWRTDRAPFSGDAMNAYNDGPLEDGTQMGPFYEIESVSPAAFLKPGEKLTHNHNVYHFTGNKQALSEIAKQVLGVSVEEIEKVFKK from the coding sequence ATGATACAACGTGTCTTTATCTCCCTGTTAGCCGGAGCCTGTCTATTATCCTGCAACAGCGAAACAAAACCGAAGGACGCTTCAACAGACAGCATTACAGAAAATAATACCATGAAGGAAATGGCTAAAGGCAGCTTTGGATACGATGTTAATTTTCTGCAACAAAAGGACAGTTCCCTGATCGTTCTCAAAAGCGAAGACGGACAAAGCCAGGTCATTATTTCACCTAAGTACCAGGCCAAAGTATTCACCTCCTCTTCTGACGGAGTGAACGGGAAAAGCTTTGGATGGGTAAACTACAAAGCATTTGATGGTCCGGTTGATGCGCACATGAATGCATACGGAGGAGAAGATCGCTTATGGCTGGGCCCTGAAGGCGGTGTGTTCTCCCTCTACTTCAAACCTGCCGCCAAAATGGAGTTTGCAAACTGGAAAACGCCGGCAGCAATTGACACCGAGACCTGGTCGCTGAAGTCTGCTGATGCCGCTACAGTTGTGTTGAACAAAAACATGACCCTTACCAATTATGCAGGAACCTCGTTGGAGATACAGGCGGATCGTGCCATATCACTTATTACCCCCAAAGATATCAATACAGACCTGGGTATCAATTTGCCACAGGATATTAAGTCAGTTGCGTTTCGCACCAGTAACAGTCTTACCAATAAGGGACAAAATGTATGGGATGAAAAAACGGGAGCGCCCTGCATGTGGAGCCTGGATATGTTTACCCCTTCAGAAGCCTGTACCATTGTGATTCCCTACAATAATACAGCAAGCGGAAAAGTAGCAACGACCGATTATTTTGGAGAGATTGCTAAAGACCGGATCAATTATAACAACGGTGTTTTATATTTTAAAGCCGATGGCAAATCAAGAGGCAAATTGGGCATTCCTCCGGCAAGAGTAAAAAACATTGCGGGAAGCTATGACGGGATCGACAATGTGCTTACTATTGTAAAATATGATATCAACCCTTCAGGCAAATACCTGAACCAGGAGTGGCGCACCGACAGAGCGCCTTTCAGCGGAGACGCTATGAATGCTTACAATGATGGCCCCCTGGAAGACGGAACGCAAATGGGTCCGTTTTATGAGATCGAAAGTGTGTCTCCCGCTGCCTTTTTGAAACCAGGAGAGAAATTAACACACAACCATAATGTATATCACTTTACCGGGAATAAGCAAGCCTTGAGTGAAATAGCAAAACAGGTATTAGGGGTATCAGTTGAAGAAATTGAAAAAGTATTTAAAAAATAG